In Tachysurus fulvidraco isolate hzauxx_2018 chromosome 9, HZAU_PFXX_2.0, whole genome shotgun sequence, the sequence CCCTTACAATTTGTCTTTCGATTGCTGgatatagaaatgtatagacacatacaaacacatgtttaaatgttcaaataattatttaaatacgaGACTCAATGAAACTTTAACTCACCTGAGTAACAGTAGAAAGGCATTATGTCTGAGCACTGTGCATCAGCAGTCTGACcattatttatataaccacAGTTTTCATTCCCCAGAGCATTATCAGGTTTTCCAGACATCCAGCTGATGGTGGAGAAGCTGGTATTGTCTGTCCACTTCCAGGAGTCTCTGAACAGACCAATCCAAACCAAGCTAGGGTTCAGTCCTGCTATAATTGAGTTCTCTGTTGCATTTCTAGCACTGGCCAGATCAGTATAATATGTTCTGCAGTAAGACTGAGCTGCCAACAATGTCATTCTATTAGAGATGTAAATGTACCTCTGATTGCcagttttatttcctgaaagaataaaaacattaccaCTTGTtaattagggcccgagcaccgaatggTGCAAAGCCgtattgtttttgctcaggttttttatttatttatttatttatttatttatttatttatttatttatctatttatttatttatttatttatttttgtgtttgtttgtttattgcacacattggccaattggggtcccttaacatgctcgaaaactcttgaaatttggcacacacgtcagagttgTGCAACACTAGGCTCgagcaaaggctggaatacggacGTGgcggggggctctgtagcgccccctgtaatgcaaaaacaaacatttgtgcacagattgGGCAATTATGTaagcacatgtacgagagttggtacgcatat encodes:
- the LOC113637373 gene encoding C-type lectin-like, with the protein product MTLLAAQSYCRTYYTDLASARNATENSIIAGLNPSLVWIGLFRDSWKWTDNTSFSTISWMSGKPDNALGNENCGYINNGQTADAQCSDIMPFYCYSAIERQIVRVKVQSSQDVNDPALKEAMLEQIKQKLKDHGMAENITVKCKEKPDGNVFYKEKNN